The nucleotide sequence AGTTCTGGACTGGAGAAGCATAACGCTGGTGAAACATACTGACAGTTCTGGACTGGAGAAGCATAACGCTGGTGAAACATACTGACAGTTCTGGAGAAGCATAACGCTGGTGAAAGAAGGTTCAGTATCTGGTTGTGTTCTCACCAGTACTTGGCCATAGAGGCTGTTTGAGAGTCCAGGCGTTTCTCTGTGTGGAGCTGCAGACAGTTGTCTAAAAAGGAACGGCCCACACAGATCTCAGTCTTCAGCTCTGCCAGCTTGTGCTGCACAGTCTGCACCATGAGACAGGGGAATGGAGTTAGTGGATCACTTCAATATactacaatacaactttattcaTCCATCTGATCAAACAGAACTGTGTTCTATGGAGCTAgtttggggttaagtgccttgctcaagggcacaacagtaGGAGAGACGGGGTCTGACACCAACAGCCCTCTAGTTGCTAGTTCAGTCCCCACTTYGATTCAGCTTCTCTAACCTAAGTTACCTACCACCCGAATAGAGCTAGTGTTCACTACACTGAAATATACCTATTACTACAGCAGAAATACGAGTCAAAGATAATGCTATCCAACCTGAAGGTGAGCGATGGTCTTGCCGAAAGCCTTCCTCTGAGTCACATAGTTCCTGGTCTCCTCAAACATGAACTCACTGCTGGCGATGGCCATGTCTGCAATCAGCAGGCGCTCCTGGAAGAACAAGAGGAAA is from Salvelinus sp. IW2-2015 unplaced genomic scaffold, ASM291031v2 Un_scaffold10174, whole genome shotgun sequence and encodes:
- the LOC112079898 gene encoding long-chain specific acyl-CoA dehydrogenase, mitochondrial, with translation MKCLLTNIYEPLSLCPQDTAELFFEDVRLPASALLGQANKGFYYLMNELPQERLLIADMAIASSEFMFEETRNYVTQRKAFGKTIAHLQTVQHKLAELKTEICVGRSFLDNCLQLHTEKRLDSQTASMAKYW